In the genome of Trypanosoma brucei gambiense DAL972 chromosome 4, complete sequence, the window TCGGTCACGCCTGTGCCGCACGACAGCAGCATCGTCTCCATCTGCGGTATAGGAATCCCACCCGAAACGTCTGAATTTCTGTTCTTCAAGCGTTTGCAATAGCCGTAGACCGCTATTGAAGGCTCGCACATCACGGGTAGGAAGAGGAATATCCTCCGGGACCAGTGATACGCCACGTGCCGCCAGGGACATCAGCGGCCCCGTCCAAGTGTGGTATAACCTACCGAACAAAAAACCGGCACGGTCTTCTGGCCGCAAGGCATACGGCGGTTCCGGTCCAAGCAGTGCGTGAATCTGCGCTTGCCAGAGGTGGCGGCGAGTGTTGAGTTGCTGCTCAGAGCGCAGAAGAATGTCCATTGTTGGTTTCGGAGTGACGTCCGCTGTAATGTGCACCTCCGTCGTTCCAGCGTCATTGGTGTCGGTGTGGTTGTTGCTATCGTTACTGTGCCCGCCGCGGAGCAACGGCTCACGTGACTCCTCACCAGAGTCAGCGTTCATGCCCTTGTGCTCACACGTTTCGTATGTTTCGCCTATTTCTATCGTTCGTTTGCTGCAACTTATTCGTTGTAGTATTTTCTCCACAGacacttccttctccttctcacttCCTGCCTGACTCACCTTGAGTTACGAGTATTTTCCAAATAATATTTTTCACCTATCACTCGCCCGATtgaactttttatttttttcccccgttcctccccttttcctcttctttgttgttgagaatctaaaaagaaaataaaagtagaAAGCACCCAAACAAATGTACAAATGAAGTGATAGGGAAACGTAACCGAAGCATCCGCAAAAAGCAGACGTGAGGGGAACGGAGTATTACTGATTTCCAcagcatttctttttcatcaccTCTTCACTACTTGCCTGAGTGACTACCGCATTTCCCTCCGTGTTGTGTTGCAACATGCAGAATTTGCATGTCGTCACCACCCGTTACCACTGCTGTAACTCCATACACTATGGTGAACAAATTTGAATGCCAATATTCCAAATTAGTTGTGAGTTCGTCAGTTCAGTCCCTCTCAGTGTCCTCTATGTGTCTTCCCTGATTATAATTTCCCTTGCCGTCATCGATCCCCAGGTTGGGTGCCCTAACTGGCCATCTTAACGCAAATATAGCATAATTCAAGTCTTTCCCTTATAAATGACAAATTTGAATATCCTCTTCCTACTTTCCTTTGGATGCGGCCTTGAACACAGAAGTGAGAAAGTCAagaagtgtgtgtatgtgtgtgtgtgtgggggtaCTCACACATGAATACATCTCTAAAGACATCGATAGCAGTAGCCCACAACAGTGAAGATAAGCAACGTTTACCGTAACGAGAAGACAAACGTCGTTATGCatgtgcgtttttttttcttttccctcttctttcctaTACCCTCACAACCACTGGAAGGGGTTAAGCGCTGTCCAAACCAGGCCGAAAGACTGCAAAGtacttattttctcccttttgccCAACATAGGCAAGTAGTGGGAAACACACAAAAGTACTGAATAcgtatattatatatatatatatatatgtgtgtgtgtgtgtgtgtgtgttcatGTGTGTATGCAGAAATGAAGCGATGAGATACTGCACATGAACAAATACAGCGCATGAATATAAATACAGACATGTGtatagacaaaaaaaaaaatggaaactcCAATaactccccccccccgcacacacacacacacacacttcccTTGCCACAGACGATCATCTTTTCCCCAGCTCCTTTTCTTGCTGTGATTATCTCCTTCTCTGTTTCGCCGGCACATTTCATAGAGTGTAGGACTGGTTTACGGGAGCGTATGTGTATGGGGTGACGTGTTAATAAACtgcaagggaaagaagatatCAACTGGGTAGACGGAGAAAATGGTGCACATGTGAATATTTCGCGCATATGTGTTGTGACAGACACACATTGGAGGGgttgaataaataaatactcgtaaacatatatatatatatatatatatatatcgtaTTTATACATGTTCATACACATGGTACGCATATTTAGACGATTTGCACTGCAGCTGTTGAGATGCTCACCTCCAAGACAGTTAAAAGGGCAACATACACGTTCCCATACcagggtgaaaaaaaatgtgcaacAGACACTGGAGATTTGCCACAAATGACATTATTGCACGGAATCggaggcaaaaggaaaaaaaaagcaaaaccaCCAACTttaagggaagggaaagaagggaaagaagttaAACACTGTCTACAAGTCATGCACCAAATACCATTCAACCTCACGCACTGACCGTCGTACAGACGACGCTTCTCCAATCACTGGCGGATATCTCTCTCCTTGTTATCGCCTAACGATCTTATTTTCAttgcccctcccccccccccgcagCGGGGTCACATTGCACAACCCGCCAACGTCACGAGGAGAAACGTCCATATTTctaaagggaagaagaaagcacTCACTGTGGTAAAACAAGAGTGGCAAAATCAATAAAAATAGGTGAAAAGACAAATATGTgcgcatatatttatatacacaaCCATTATAAACataagcaaaagaaaaaaaagaggaagatgacTGCACGCCCCAGTACGTCCTTCACATCTCCTGATGAGTACCCTTTTCGATgttataaaaaagaaaaaaaaatagaatcgAAGCAACAGGAAGTCACCCGTAAAGGTTACGGCTCCAACTTTCACAAAAGTCAAGGTCTTCAGTATTCTAACTTTTTGGCCCACTGTTGTTGCAGGGCCTTTCGATCCGCCGCCTCTTCCTGCTGCACTAAACGTCGCTCGCGCCGCTCCGCCGCTTCCAACAAAAGCAGTTTAATGTTAATTTCTcgctccttccttccctccacCAAAGGCTTAGCCTGCTTAATCTCGCTCGCTCGTTTCCTACGGGAACCGCTGcaagcagaagaagaagaaaacgcGCTGACAACTGGTGGTGCTATATCattgactggaggaattgagGGCGTTCTCGTGGGCGACCGCTGTACAGCAGTTGGCATCGGAATAGCGTACCTCGTTAGCGCCAAATCGTCATCAGGAATACGGAGATTGTCGAGCTTCAGCGGTGGCACAAAAGCCGGAGGAAACACAACGACGGCGGGGCCGCTCCAGAAGTGCCAAAAGAACCACCACGAGTCCTCGTCACTGCAGTCGGATTCATCATAGTAATCATCGCTAAACGAGTCAGCATCGTAGCCCTCCCTGATTCTATCATTGTAGCCCACATGCTGTCTGCTGTCTTTCGTGCCTCGCTCAAAACTCGCATGACTTGTCATGCCGTCGCTGCTATTGTGTGTGTTATTGATGATTCCATCCCTAAGTTGCACATTGTCATCTGCAATACCCGCAGTTTTATCTACCGTTTCGTCCCTCCGGTGCACATGAAGCTCATAACCCCGTAATGAACACGATGGCCTTGTACGTTCGGCCTCTTCAGGTCTTCCATGTGACTTTTCTACACGCTCCGTCACCTCCCCGGGTGTGTTGCTATCACTTACCCCATAGCAGCAAGCACTACTCCCACTGCCACTGCCACTACCTCTGTTGAATTTATGTTGCTGATTGGGCTGATCAGCTACACCATACGATTCGCCTTTCGTCCCTTTTCCACAACCTGTGTGAACATCGCCTCGGCTATTCTGATGACTTGTTTGCACCCGAACCCGCTGTTGGCAGGCCCCACTTCGCATACGCAGGAGAATCGAGGCCGCGGACGTCGAGGCATTCACTGAACCCGCGTCCCCAACTGGGGGACCGGCTTCTTCAACCTTTAACAACCGCTGTCGTGAGGGTGGTGCAGTGGCGGAACGTTGGAGTGGTGCGACCGGGAAACTGTGACGCTGTTGGGGGCACCGGTCATCCCGATGCGCGCAGTCCCACAACTGTGGCCCAATCCGCCCTGATGTACAACGAGCGAGACGGACGGAGGCGACACACAAGTAACCGCTTTCCCGCGCCGCACCGCGAGCCACGGGATGTGACTCCACCCTGAGCCTGTTGCCCAACTCCTGCTCAACAGGCGGACACAAACCGCTCGAACGCCGCACGAAGGATGGTACAGTCTCAACGCCTTTTAAGGAGGCCGTCACATTGGTGTTTCGGTGTACGATACCAGAAAAGTTAGATGGAGTCGGCTTTGGCCCAGAAAGGTAAGTGCTGTTCCTGTCTTCCGTGGGGGGATTGGGTTCAGAAGAAGTCCTGTTAATTGTGTTGCGGCCACTAGGGACAACGCTATGACTAGCAGCGGTGGTGTCGGCGGGAGGGCATGGCCTGTTCCGATGTGAGGCAGGAGGTATCGGCCGGCGCGCCGCCCGCTCCAGTCGACCGCCTGCCGTTGTCAAAGTGACAGACACTGCGTGGCCGCTttcctgctcctcctcctcctccccctgcTTACAGCTGCTACTCTTAGCGGTGCCGTTATCATGGACATGACTGCGCGTACTATAGCAAATACTACCGTTGTTGACCAGTGGCTTTCCGTTTTCTGACGGTGATGACGTAAGCCTTGTCCCGGCACTATGGCTCCTTCCAAGTCTCACTTGCGTCACACTCCCGCTGTAGCGCCCAGACCATAAGTTATAACCGGGTCTCAGCGCACTACGGAGCGTATGGTCCCTCAGCGCGGCCAGTGACGGTGCGACCGCGAGCTTCGCTCGACCACTATCCACACCCCGTACGCTGTGTCTAATAAACGGCCTTTGCCCAGAACCACCGACGGGTGTGCCGACGTAGCTATGCAAATGAGAGAGATCCGTCAGCCTCGCCCCCAGATCCTCTGACTTCGCCCTACCGTCCAGCGTTCTACACCTCGCTTGCACCTCACCCGCCACTGGCGCCTCCTGGGTGCAACTGTTATCGGTACCACCAACGACTCCGCGGGTCGAAGTAATGGTGGCCGTGACGGCATCGCGCCCCGCACGTAACTGTACCGGTGCTGGGATAACCCTCGACATCTCCTTCCGGTGCCGACTGTCTGCGGAGGCTAAAGCACTCGCATGCTCCGGAAGTCGGGCACTTACCTCTACAAGCATTTTAGCAGCGCCCCTGGATTCAACCGAACTGTTCGGTTCCGCCGCACCGCCACAGCCATCGTCAAAGGAAAGGCGCCTGGAAACATCTGCTGGTGCGGGGAATTTCTCAGCACAGAACATACACTTATCAGATACAACCATGCCCTGTGCGCCACTGCAGGCAACGAGTGTTGTGTCCGGAACAGCAGTCGCCGCGACTTCTGTATTcacattgttgctgttgttatttgtttccgtGGCTCGAGGAGCTGCCACGTGGATAACGTCATTTGTGAGAGTAGCCGCGGCTACCCCACTCTCTCCATTACGAGCAGAAGCCACACGAGTGGATGTTGATATGGAAGGATTAACAGACGGGTATCTTCCAGCGGGGATGGCATCACGCACATCCCCCCCGCGCGCATATGTACTAAGCGCTGATCTAGAGCTGTTAACGACCCGCATTTGTGGTGAGTGTGTTGCAAACCCTAACTTGCTGTTTGCAGCACCCACACAGCGGATACCGCTACTGCTACGCGTCACACCACTGCTTACTCGTGGGCTAATTTGCACGGACGAAATCCTTTCACTTGTAAGCCAGTCAGCCCCATATGGAATACGTACCCCCTCACTTGTACTGATTCTCCGCCCACTGCTGCACGTCACTGACCCAAGCTGCGGTGTTGACTGCATTGGGGCCATCACTGACCTTGCCCGCACATATTTATCCTTCATGTTTCCATGAGGATGACAAGTGGTTGATCTCACGGGTGCTTCTGTAATGGAAATCGGCCTTTCCGGTAGCAGTAACGAAGACGATGGCAGCGATGAAGATGTTAGTAATGAAGTCGTGGTTTGCGACCCTGCTGGATCTTCCCAATTAGTCGAACCAACGCGTCCATCGGCGGCTCTCACGGCAGATGACAACGGTGCCCTCATTCTCCCCGCGGATACACTCCTACTGGCGATCACGCCACTAACAGAAGCAAAGTacctattattactaccgCCGTTGCCggcattattatcatttgcCGCCGTAACGCTGTTGGTGCAGGTGTTGGATGAGGTGTAATGCAAGGACTTGCGTTCCGGTGCAACGTTGGTTGCAAAAGTGTACTGCGAGCGACGGCCTTCCACCAACGGCTTGTCCTTCCGCCACGAGTCGCCCACCTCACGGCGTGGGCACTCACTCATGCGCAACGCCGCGTTCTATGGCACACAAAAGGCAGTCAGTCCACTTAAAGTGGTGAGGGTAAACACGTAtacaaaatatatgtatatacgtgcTGTGTTAGTTAAGCCACCAATGTAAACATTCAGGTGTTTTttgtgaggaaaagaaaagccaaAGAAGAACGCATGAGGAAATTCGGGGTTGCAAAGACGGTGCCAAGAAGCAGGTAAGGATGaaaccagaaaaaaaaagggtgcatAAACAAGAGTAGCAACCAAACTACAACGCCACGTTTAAATATAACTCATCACAAGCACAGAAATCaacatatatgtttatatgtatgcatatatacacaaacGTGCGCAGGGAAGCGCAACTACCTTGACACTTTTCCTCGGAGAGATGTGGgagaggggagggaagaagcatttaaaaaaaacaatagcaaaAGGTGAAAGAAGCAGGATAGAAGGCTCACATTttgtccccccccctcttttttaatatttactctttctttcctcaagcATAAAACCCAAATAAATAtcactttccctcccttcgtGGTGTGATCTCTCAAATgcatcaaaaagaaaggaaggcgACGTCCGTTGGGGAGCAATAAAGCATATGGTAAGCGTGCCGAGCAGGTAGAGGGTGCAGCACAGGTTCAGAGAGAAAATTTAAGTATAAATCAGTTATCAAGTCCTTAATCCATCCATTCATTACCTGCCTTCACCGcactctttccccctccctccttaTCTCCTTATCaccatcctttttttttctttttttcttcttgtttatACGCATCATCTCTTTcacattccttttcatcATCCCGCTACATTAGCAAAATAGAAGAGTACATTTCTTAAAATGGTGGAGGAGTGAACAAGTTATGGATTGAAAGGGGGCGTGTACGACTCTCCCATAAGCGcggcttttttaaaaaaaattatttgtCTCTTCCcacaagacaaaaacaaaaacaactcATCAGCCGATCAGTTACACCAAcgacagatatatatatatatatatttaaaaattcTCATttaatcattttcttttttctgacCTCATAGAAATAAAtctctcttcccctccaCGGGCTCAAACacatgataatgatgaaacaCAGAGTAGAGAGcgaggcaacaaaaagaaaaaaagagaaaaaaaaaagagaaacggtggaaggggggaaagttaAGACTTGTAGCTGACAAATGTCAGGCGCGAGACAGTTCTCCGACTTGTGATTTCCATGCATAAAAggtaaagggaaaaggggggggagagAAATGAACATTGAGAAATGGTTCCGCTACACGCTTTGGTCAGAAGCATgtgcaaaaataaaacaacaacgaaaaaaacaaacaaacaaaaaaagaaaatgctgCAGGATGCGGGCATAACCGTCTATCATACATAAtaatggaaaggaagaggaaaacaaacaaacaaacaaacaaacaaacaaacacaaaaggtGAGTAGGTACAACGTATCAGGTATTCACCACTAGCCGCTTAAATTACACATTTCATGATCCTTCCAATAGTATACAAATGTCACAGTGACGAGCAAGCAGCCTTTGAAACtgaatggaagaaaagaaacataaaaagaaagagagaaataaaggagagagaaaaagaaaggccaGCCCGAAAACGGTACTGAAAATGAGAGagtttagaaaaaaaaaacacaacaacgggtgataaaaatagaaagaaaagtgccAGATATTAAAAACTCAAGTATCTATTTACTATTATTCTCGCTTCACTGAAAACGGCAAAATGTGATAAGTTGTGCGTtgcctgaaaaaaaaagagagagacaaaaacaaaaaggtagGCAAAAATCGTACAAATCAGACCCATCATCActcaataaaaacaacattcCGCTTAATTAACAGTATCATTTCGTTTCGCAACTTACGCCACTTTATCATATCCCTATGAAACACcgctttttccttctttattcctcttttttttcctcatcacCATGTACAACTGCAGCATCATTGCCGGTTGTAAAGATGATGTAACCGGCAAGAAAGAGATACGCTCGTATAACTTACACCAAGCCTTCCCTCctgcaaaaacaaatgaataaaataaataaatatatatatatatattcttcttccctttcaatTCGGGAATCTCTCTTGCTGGTTCAAatattccttctttatttgcaTTGTTTTACGTGCCTCTTtatcccccccttttttttttcgccacACCTTTCTGCTAGGTGAAATAAATGCAGCCCGAGCACCGCACTGAATTACAAagatggaaaggggggagggggggggggcggaaaagcaaaaaaaaaagccagcACAGAGGAGGAGAGAGAACAGGAGGCCAACACATCCAAGCGGGTACACTAAGAGGCGCCCAAGCAAAATAGTGGAAATCTGCGGAAATCACAATGAAGGCGGTTGAAAGAAGAATCAACgacaaagaaacacaagaaaCGAAGGCGGGGAAATGGAAGTGGCGACTGCGGCGAAGCAGCCGAttgaaataaaatgaaaacaacaacagcaacaacgcgaacaaaacaataaaaccAAGGAATGAAAGTGGTGAGACGAAACAGGATAGGTGAAATTGAgtacaataacaacaacaacaacagagaatCGGCAACTAGTATCAATATCTGTGACACTGGTTGTGTGTTACAGGTCGTAAACCCCGCTGAGGTGCGCAAGCATATGTGGAGGCGAACAAATACCCAGTCATTGTGCAACATGTGGGGGAAGCACaagagaaagcaaaaagaaatcaacATAACAAAATATAGGAACACGGGATCGGTCACTCAATAGAAATCCGAAGGGTGTAGCAACCGATACTAAAAGAGAAGGGTACAACAATAGGGTacaaaagcacaaagaagaacaaacagatttgaaacaaaacaatgtcAGGTGGTTGACACATCACCGTTGCTCAATTAGAAACAGACTGCAGTTGTCCATTCCGACACCTTCTTCGTTGTCTACTGGAGCCACGCACTGCGCGAAAATACCGGCGGCAGAGGTAAGAAGTAGCGCGTCAATTGAGGCCCCAGGTGCTCCACCGTGACAGCACTTGCCGCCACATACGTTATCAACAGTTTTGGATCCACCATTCTCACGTTCGCCATCTGCACCACAACGATATTTTTCTGTGTTAATATGACTTTCATCGCCCTCTTTTTGTGATGCATACGCCATCTCCCGCGCCCGGATAACTACTTCGGTGGCAGAGCTCGCCACTTCCAAGTCATTTGGCGTATTCATAATGGCATGATGGACCTGATGGGGAGTTAAAGTGTCCCACACCCCGTCACACGCCACAACGACGCCCCATCGACCCACTGCGGCAGCAGGTGGCACCGGCATAATCGTCACGTCAGGCACTGCAGTTACGGCTTGCTCCCGCGGACCACGGCCACCACACTGCTTAAAGTCGTAATCGCCCAATGCGCGAGACACAGCCAATAGTCCCTCGATGCGGTGCTCCACCAATGTGTATCCCGCAGCGTTAATACGAGCCCTTTCTCCTGGATCCGTTGTGCGGTGCGTGATGCTGATGGGTATTATATCTTGTGGTGTATAGAAGGCTGCACCGCTGTCCCCAATATTCGCGCATAGAATGAAGTTTGTTGTGATTCCCACGACGCAGGCTGTGCAGCCAGTGCAATTGTAGTCGCCACGGCGGCCTTCGTCGCTGCTCCGCAGCTCATCGTCGAGTGACAGAAGGGCCTCCTCCATTATGCCAGCAAAGTACAACCTGAGGGCCTCCATTTCACGTCGGGAGACAGTTGGTGAGGCTGACAAACCATGACATGTATCTGAAGTCTCCGAGTGGTCAGCGGCGCTTCCCCGAGCGACGGACTTGTCAGCGCTACCTTCCGTAAGTTGCCGCACCATTTCAACAGTTACGTTGGAGACTGAGCGGACACCAACGTCTCCCAATGCAGCGCCACTGTTAACATCATTGCTGCTGAGCTGAGGAAAACACCCGCTTTCCCGAGGCCGCAAGGGTGAGGCCTCGCTTACAGAGTACTGAGGTGTGGTCGACTCTTGATCCACGCGGCGGAGAACTGCACTCGCCTCCGCCTCGTCGTGCCGCACTGAACATACTGCTTTGCGGAGGTGTGACTCAAACCGGCTTGCCGCCAGCTTTGCCACCGCATCACCACCATGTCCATCAAAGACACAAAAAACTGCCATGGCCACAGCATCATTAGACTCGCGGGCCGCAATCGTTTCCTCCGCTTTATCGTCGTCGGCCCCTGTATCGGGTGTGTCAGAGAGGCAAGGTATGCTAATAACGAAGGCCGCCTCGGCATCCTCTTGTGTTGCACGCCAGCCTTGTACCTTCGCACCTAGTGAAATCAGCTTTGGTGCTGTCACACCCACGTGTAGAGTGTCTTCCATTGCGGAACAGCGAGGTAATGGTGATGCACTACCCACCAGCCTCGGGGAGCCCAAGCCGCATTCGATGGTGCCACTGATTGCCGCGCTACCACCTTCCGTGGGCGTTACGTCTTGACCCGCATTTGGGGGATAAAAAAGTGCAATATCAGTCTGTAAGGCGTTACGGTTGACAAGCGAACGATCCCGCAGGACAGAAGAATGGGCACTAGTACGGCCGCAGAATGAGGGCTGTGCCTCACCGTAGCACTTTATTTGTACCTCGTAACCTACACAAGCAATATCACGCACAGGATCCTCAAGGTAGGTACCGCGTGTGGCTGCAAGTTGATCAACGAACGGGTCGTACACCTCTGTGTAGCGCCAGGTGAAGCTCTGGCACGGCTCGCACCAGTAAACACGGTCAAAACTTGTCATGATGTCGAGTATGTTGATAAACAGAGAGCATGCACCTACCGCATTGCGTCCTGTCTCCTCGCCATCCATGGTTTCACACACACTCGACGCCCCCCTCTTACTTGTACCCACTGCAGGAATGGAATCATTGTAGTGGCGTGTGACGTGGGAGGGGCACAAAGCTGTGAGGCAGTGAAGGcagagaaaagaagcggGCCTACGGTCACAGCATTTGCAATGGTGATAcagtgtgtgtgcgtggtAGCGGCTGTAGTCCACACCACGAGCATCCTTTGTGATCAGCTGTTGAGTGCAAGTACACCGCGAGACGGATCCATCCTCCTCGTAGAATGCATTCCGATCCCGTGTGGAGTCCTTCTCCGTCCCATGGGATGGCAAAACTAATGTTGCATCCAACGTTCCCGACTCTTGGTTGCCGCCGTATCGCCAAAGCAACCCCTCAGtctcttctccttcttcctcttcttgccTCTTCTCAATTCCTTTCTGTTGTGCCTGCTGGGGACGTTCTTGTACAGCTGAATCTCTACTGACACCGATGTTGCTCCTTTCAAAACTGCACCGCGCTCCTTTGCCGCCTTCTGCCCTTCCATTAGGAGTCCCTGCTTTCAGAGGCTTATTCATGTACTTTTTCACTTCATCCTCCGCGGAGATAAGCATGACTCCCTTTTCTGCATTAAACAACAGCCGTGCAGCCACTTTGCAATCACTTTTGTCTTGGTCTTCCGTGGGAAAGAGGGGATACGATGTGGATACCACGCCAAACGTGAAGCAGTCATCTTCCTCCGAAGCAATTATTGTTCCCACGTTGCTAACACTTTTCGTGTCTTCATTTGTGCTTGAGGACTGGCTTAGGCCCACACCTCCCTCCCTGGTGTGTCGCCTATCAGCCCTACCCGACCGACCACATGGGGAAGGATCGGCAGCTTTGGTTTCATCAGCACCACCTTCATCGCACTTCCTACACGAAGCAATAGTGTCCGGTGGAGCAGAGAGCACGCTCAGATTGAGACCGGAGCACACCGCACGCACAGTACTAAGTATCACCTCCGCTCGTGACCGTCCCTCTTTCAGTAGCTCATAGTGTGGAATGAAAACGTGCTCCTCCGTCTCGACAACTCCAACGCCCGACGTGAGACTGTGTGTGAGGGATTCGAGTCCTTTATCCGTTAACGAGCAGTCCGAGCTCCCAAGACCAAACGGCTCGTCCACAGTTTCTTCATCCAGCGGTATTGATGGTTGCACCAGGAAGGGTAGCTGGTACTCCACCTTCAGTGGCTTCAGCATGGAGAAAAACAGGCTAGAAAACCCACTTCGCCTCCTGTTCCCGCGTGTTGCGGCAAGCGCCGAGCCTTCCTCACCCGCCGGAAACTCTGCAGCAATTCTAGGCGAAATCGGTAGAAAGGAGAATACATCCCTGGCTTCTCCCTCGTTTCCTCCTGCCCCCACCCTATCACCATAGTGtttaccaccaccaccaccaccaccaccaccacacgATGGGTTCAACCGCCCGCCCCCTTCATCTGTCATGGGAATGGATGCATCTACCACAGGCGGCAACGTTTCGGCTGATGCTCTTGGGGCAGACCCTCGTCTCGTCGAACTAGCCCGTGGGAGCATCTTGTCCCGTCGACGCTCGCTGCTATTGTTGGTGTTATCCAACTCTGTCCCTTCCGCTTCGCCATC includes:
- a CDS encoding protein phosphatase 2C, putative; translation: MSSNSGGGTGADSAEGSSSDIFTPIPNWRPPKAFERTPSGSSPYSPRGNELLIARRRSATPPPNPTTSLSQMLLHGPLAERFNRGASDCHKQMQPSVTLPLMHVRFVSSAKLPQCPVTLDPVVAGPKPIDGPDQQQQQPQRTFVPFKDRLRSTNFSRGEKSDRSATLCGSSVTSQQLSKDAGSLSVSFSTACWRLASSASVRSGDGSPMNNDDGGGGCRTQGQPLRLPTYTGTQQGTSQTTARKQTSKLSFKDRQRSSVSNNHSVSAGAEGSGRDAEPPCNESNTYTPANALTSNDGGQQKHYQRKFKARVQTGALAPPLPPGAPPLLLPGTASPSANYVNYCCHSEQWKDGEAEGTELDNTNNSSERRRDKMLPRASSTRRGSAPRASAETLPPVVDASIPMTDEGGGRLNPSCGGGGGGGGGKHYGDRVGAGGNEGEARDVFSFLPISPRIAAEFPAGEEGSALAATRGNRRRSGFSSLFFSMLKPLKVEYQLPFLVQPSIPLDEETVDEPFGLGSSDCSLTDKGLESLTHSLTSGVGVVETEEHVFIPHYELLKEGRSRAEVILSTVRAVCSGLNLSVLSAPPDTIASCRKCDEGGADETKAADPSPCGRSGRADRRHTREGGVGLSQSSSTNEDTKSVSNVGTIIASEEDDCFTFGVVSTSYPLFPTEDQDKSDCKVAARLLFNAEKGVMLISAEDEVKKYMNKPLKAGTPNGRAEGGKGARCSFERSNIGVSRDSAVQERPQQAQQKGIEKRQEEEEGEETEGLLWRYGGNQESGTLDATLVLPSHGTEKDSTRDRNAFYEEDGSVSRCTCTQQLITKDARGVDYSRYHAHTLYHHCKCCDRRPASFLCLHCLTALCPSHVTRHYNDSIPAVGTSKRGASSVCETMDGEETGRNAVGACSLFINILDIMTSFDRVYWCEPCQSFTWRYTEVYDPFVDQLAATRGTYLEDPVRDIACVGYEVQIKCYGEAQPSFCGRTSAHSSVLRDRSLVNRNALQTDIALFYPPNAGQDVTPTEGGSAAISGTIECGLGSPRLVGSASPLPRCSAMEDTLHVGVTAPKLISLGAKVQGWRATQEDAEAAFVISIPCLSDTPDTGADDDKAEETIAARESNDAVAMAVFCVFDGHGGDAVAKLAASRFESHLRKAVCSVRHDEAEASAVLRRVDQESTTPQYSVSEASPLRPRESGCFPQLSSNDVNSGAALGDVGVRSVSNVTVEMVRQLTEGSADKSVARGSAADHSETSDTCHGLSASPTVSRREMEALRLYFAGIMEEALLSLDDELRSSDEGRRGDYNCTGCTACVVGITTNFILCANIGDSGAAFYTPQDIIPISITHRTTDPGERARINAAGYTLVEHRIEGLLAVSRALGDYDFKQCGGRGPREQAVTAVPDVTIMPVPPAAAVGRWGVVVACDGVWDTLTPHQVHHAIMNTPNDLEVASSATEVVIRAREMAYASQKEGDESHINTEKYRCGADGERENGGSKTVDNVCGGKCCHGGAPGASIDALLLTSAAGIFAQCVAPVDNEEGVGMDNCSLFLIEQR